From Rutidosis leptorrhynchoides isolate AG116_Rl617_1_P2 chromosome 3, CSIRO_AGI_Rlap_v1, whole genome shotgun sequence, a single genomic window includes:
- the LOC139901398 gene encoding probable L-type lectin-domain containing receptor kinase S.7 — MNATRKHLIFLILITLTIIRIPKPSHSYPRNTTFEFQSLPPENLTFLGAAHFRHGVAALTNESETPSSSSGTIIYTIPIRFSDNRTNSTTSFSTNFTFSIFTINPLSTSGSGGLSFFISPENNTLGSPGSYLGLVNVSQLTQNKFIAIEFDTRVDLHFNDSNGNHVGLDIDSLNSIESADCMLAGIDLKTGGSFTSWIDYIHDIKSLKVFLTRSGFLKPDNPILVVEIDFSKYFTEYMYVGFSGSTENSTDSYLIESWSFKSFGMKRYNPRADNPLNVSSQMVPFRARARAQGYFSDNKYHRKLGFGLEVTGPMFVLAGLVLFGYISVKKWREVKNEVIIKAEFQRRPRQFSYKELRIATNDFHSTRVIGHGAFGTVYKAFLLPSGTMAAVKRSLRSTEAKNEFLAELSVIAGLRHKNLVQLLGWCFEKGELLLVYELMPYGSIDKVLYQDPDLAGFLKWNHRYKIAIGLASVLAYLHQECDKLVIHRDIKSSNVMLDVHFNARLGDFGLARLIDHNKSPISTLTAGTAGYLAPEYLHCGKANDKTDVYSYGVLVLEVCCGRRPIDKEPGCQNMLNLVDWVWGLYANDEILDAIDERLNGEFVEDEAKRLLMVGLSCVNPRSEMRPSMSRVLQILNQEGDEMVVVPMVKPRVSFSASLPLSAKELLFCSDDEGSSSSCKSYDSDFEIHIEG; from the coding sequence ATGAACGCAACAAGAAAGCACCTCATTTTCTTGATACTAATAACACTCACCATCATTCGCATACCCAAACCATCACACTCATATCCACGTAACACCACTTTCGAATTTCAATCACTCCCACCGGAAAACCTCACTTTCCTCGGCGCCGCCCACTTCCGGCACGGCGTTGCCGCCTTAACCAACGAATCTGAAACCCCATCATCATCTTCCGGCACCATCATTTACACAATCCCAATTCGATTCTCCGATAATCGAACAAATTCCACCACTTCATTCTCCACAAATTTCACATTTTCAATCTTTACAATCAACCCGTTATCTACATCCGGTAGCGGCGGTTTATCATTCTTTATCTCGCCTGAAAACAATACTCTTGGGTCACCAGGTAGTTATTTGGGTCTTGTTAATGTTTCTCAATTAACACAAAATAAATTCATTGCTATTGAATTTGATACCCGGGTTGATTTGCATTTTAATGATTCGAATGGGAATCATGTCGGGTTGGATATCGATAGCTTGAATTCGATTGAAAGTGCTGATTGTATGTTGGCTGGGATCGATTTAAAAACAGGGGGTTCATTTACTTCTTGGATTGATTACATTCATGATATAAAAAGTCTTAAAGTGTTCTTGACCCGTTCGGGCTTTTTAAAGCCCGATAACCCGATTTTGGTTGTGGAAATCGACTTTTCGAAGTATTTTACAGAGTACATGTATGTGGGGTTTTCGGGCTCTACCGAAAATAGTACAGACAGTTATTTGATCGAAAGTTGGAGCTTTAAATCATTTGGAATGAAAAGATATAATCCAAGAGCTGATAATCCATTGAATGTAAGTAGTCAAATGGTTCCTTTTCGGGCTCGAGCTCGGGCTCAGGGCTATTTTAGTGACAATAAGTATCATAGAAAGCTCGGGTTTGGTCTTGAAGTTACGGGCCCGATGTTCGTGTTAGCAGGTCTAGTGCTTTTCGGGTACATTTCGGTTAAAAAATGGCGGGAAGTTAAAAATGAAGTGATTATAAAAGCTGAGTTTCAAAGAAGGCCAAGACAGTTTAGTTACAAAGAACTTAGAATTGCAACAAATGACTTTCATTCGACTCGAGTTATTGGTCATGGTGCGTTCGGGACAGTTTATAAAGCGTTCTTGTTACCGTCTGGAACCATGGCAGCTGTAAAACGATCGTTGCGGTCCACTGAAGCGAAAAACGAGTTCTTGGCTGAATTATCAGTTATAGCTGGGTTACGACACAAGAATCTTGTTCAGCTTCTTGGATGGTGTTTTGAAAAAGGCGAATTATTGCTTGTTTATGAGTTAATGCCATACGGGTCAATCGATAAAGTGTTGTACCAAGATCCCGATCTTGCGGGCTTCTTGAAATGGAACCATCGTTACAAGATAGCGATTGGGTTAGCTTCGGTTTTAGCTTATCTTCATCAAGAATGTGATAAGTTAGTAATCCATAGAGACATAAAGTCGAGTAACGTAATGTTAGATGTACATTTCAATGCCCGGTTAGGTGATTTCGGGTTGGCCCGTTTGATTGATCATAATAAGAGCCCTATTTCAACTTTAACAGCTGGGACCGCTGGTTATTTGGCTCCTGAGTATCTGCATTGTGGTAAAGCAAACGATAAAACCGACGTGTATAGCTACGGGGTGTTGGTGTTGGAAGTTTGTTGTGGTCGAAGACCAATCGATAAGGAACCGGGGTGTCAAAATATGTTGAACTTGGTGGATTGGGTTTGGGGATTGTATGCAAATGATGAGATTTTGGATGCAATTGATGAAAGGTTAAATGGGGAGTTTGTTGAGGATGAAGCTAAGAGGTTATTGATGGTTGGGTTGAGTTGTGTGAACCCCAGAAGCGAAATGAGGCCATCGATGAGTCGGGTTCTGCAAATCTTGAACCAAGAAGGGGATGAAATGGTTGTGGTGCCAATGGTTAAACCAAGAGTTAGTTTTTCTGCTAGTTTGCCTTTGAGTGCTAAAGAACTTTTATTTTGTTCTGATGATGAAGGAAGTAGTAGTAGTTGTAAGAGTTATGATAGTGATTTTGAGATTCATATTGAGGGTTAG